The Methanofastidiosum sp. genomic sequence AGGAGAGATGCTAGAAAAGATTTCCCCAAAGAAGGAAGAAAAGGCAACTAAGCCTCCTGCACGTTATAACCCTGCTTCAGCAGTATCTGAGATGGAAAAACTAGGGATTGGAACAAAAGCGACAAGGGCCAATATAGTTGATATTTTGTATGATAGGAACTATATTGATGGTCGGCAGATAATTGTTACTGACCTTGGTGAAGGTATAGTTGGAACTCTAGAAAAGTACTGCCCAGATATCGTGTCAGTAGAACTAACAAAGCATTTCGAAGAGCAGATGGAAAAGATTCAGGATAACGAAATCACAAAAGAAGAGATACTTTCCGAGGCAAAGGAAAAACTTACCGATATCTTCACTAAGTTCAAAGAAAATGAAGAAGATGTTGGTAAAGAGCTCCTAGTTTACCTTGAAAGAGAGGAGAGAAGGAGGAACTATGTTGGAATCTGTCCGATTTGTGGTGAAGGAGAGCTTTTCATTAGAAGTGGAAGATTTGGCCCCTTCATAGCATGCCAGCGATACCCAGAGTGTAACGCAACATTTTCTCTTCCAAGTAACTGCCTTGTTACCCCAACAGAGGACAAATGTAAGATCTGTGGATTTCCTGTTGTTATAGCAACAAGAAAGAGATCCAGACCTCAAACAGTCTGTATAAATCAAGAGTGCCCCTCAAAGAATAATTATTCTGCTCCTATGGAAGGAAAAAAATGCCCAAGGTGTGGGGAAAATCTTGTTATAAAGAAATCATTCTACGGCCCATTTATCGGATGTTCTAGTTACCCCAAGTGCAGGTACACAGAAAAGATTTTAGAAGAAAAGGTAGAAGAAAAATAGAATTATTATTTTCTAATTTTATTTTGCTTTTGCAATACCTTTATAAATTTTTCAAAGTTCTTATTGACTGAGGGAGAACATGAAGATATTAAAAACTCCACATCACGATCTTGTTTTTGCTGAGTTTTCTGATCTTCCTGAGACGACGGGTACGGTCTACTTTAGAACTGATATTAATGGACCTCCTGGCCCTTCAGTTAGAATGGAGCAAGCAGTTGACACAATCTGTGAGCTAAGAAAACATCAGGAACCTGGATCAAACATTCTTGTAATAGCTCATGCCTCAAAGGCAGAGAAATCAATTGAAGATAATTTTAGTGAACTAAAGGCAGAAGTTGAAAATAGTAAGGTGAAAACAGCTCTTCCCCTAAAAAATATATTCTTTGCAAGGGATATGGAAGAACTTAGAAAATTAAACGAGTCTAATAAGGACTCAATTGTATTCTTGGAAAACGTTAGAAAGATCTGCGGTGATGAGCTTGTGCCACCAACTGACTCTACTCAGACTGAATTTTGGCAGTACTTCACGAAGTATACAAAGATAAATGGGGCCCTTTCCTGCTGCCACAGGGATGCTCTTTCTCTCAGGCTTTTTGCTGATGGCTGTTACTGCAATAACAGTTTCTTAAGTGAACTTTATGATATAACTCAACTCTATACCGACACAAGCGAACTAAAAATGTGGGGAGTGGCAGGTGCAAAGTCAGAAAAACTTGATGCTATTAGACTTACAGAAGGAAGAGATGACCTTATGGTGGTCCTTGATGGTGGGCCTGTATTTGTTTTACTCTTGTGGGCACTTTCTCAAAAGGCACCTTCACTAAAGAGGACGCTCCCAACGTCAATTGGAAAAGAGAACACTGAATTAATAGAAAAGTTCTACAAGAAAAACTGGGACAAGGTAAAAGAAAACGCACTTGAAATAGCAAAAAAGATCGACAACGGCTCCATCAGTATGATATTACCAATTGATGTCAATATCAAAAAATCTGATGGCACGACAAAGACGGTAAATCTAAAGGATATTGGAGAAGGAAAGTTTGAATCTATAGGCCCAAACAGCATTACAATGATTGGGAACATGGCCGCAAAGAGGATATTCCTCCAGAACGGATCCTGGGAGCAGAGAGAGAATCTTGATTGCTGCAAGGCAGAATCAACAACAAACAGCTTCTGCAAAGAAGTCCTAAACAAATCAAGCAAATTTTTCATAAATGGTGGCGACACAGTTTCAGATATAAGAACTCTTGAAAATGAGCTCAAACTTTCAAAGTACAGAGAGAAGGGAAAACTAAAGGAGCTTGCAGTTGGTGGATTTGTCGTACACTGGTGGAAGTACCTCTACCACGGAAAGTATGTTCCTCACGGTGTAAACTATGCAGAGATAGGAAGCTTTAGGACCCTCTACATGAAAAAGAAGGAGCAAAGGGGTTTTAACTGAAAATTATAGAAGAAGTGATAAAACTATGAGTGGTAAAGAATTTGTTAGAAAACATTCGCTATTACTTTACTTTCTATTGACCTACATTATATCCTGGGGCGGAATAATATTGATTTTAGGCCCAGCGGGATTTCAAATATTCTCCGGAGAGAAAATATTAACCGAAGGGTTTTCAAAACAAGTACTATTCATATGGCTTGTAATGCTAGCTGGTCCCACTATCTCTTCTTTTCTTCTTACGTGGAGTTTAGATGGAAAGGAAGGGTTGAAAAGGCTGATAGCTTCAATAGGTAACGTTAAGGTTGGTATTAAGTGGTATGCTGCATCACTATTTTTAATACCTCTAGTTCTTCTGGCAATACTCTTTTTATTGTCATTTAATTCTCCAAGATTTTTACCGAACTTTTCTATAATTTTTGGAGTTGCAATCGGATTTATGAGTGGATTCTTTGAAGAGATAGGTTGGACTGGATTTGCACTGAAAAAACTACAATTGAAATATATACCTTTAGTTTCTGGTATTTCACTTGGTTTCATACATACAATCTGGCATTTGTTTGCAGACTACTTAGGTTCAATTAACTTCTATAATGAAACTTATTTTCTTCATTTTGGATTATGGATAGTGGGGCTCGTTGCATTAAGAATTCTAATAGTCTGGATCTACAATAGCACAAAAAGTTTGTTTTTAGCCCAACTCACACATGCAAGCTTTACTGGAAGCCAGATTATATTTGGCCCAGTTGTTTCAGGTAGTGAAACTATAACTTATTATTCAATCTTCGTATTTACGCTTTTAATAGTTTCAGGAGCTATAGTATTAAAAGAAAAAGGAATGTTCATGAACAAATTTGTAGATAAGACTTCCAAAGATTTATAATATTATAAAAGAAGTATAATGTATGTACCTTACTAAGGAAGAAGAGCGTATTCTGGAAGGTAAAGAAGGGTATGCCGCACAAAAATCTATGGAGATCCTAGCTTCTTTGGGAGATATTTATGGTGCTGATAAACTTATCCCTGTTTCATCATGCCAGATAGCTGGAGCTTCTTACAAGACTATAGGTGATGCTGGACTTTTCTTTGTATCAGAGTTTTCTAAGAGCTCTAAGGTAAAGGTAAAATCAACATTGAATCCAATAGGAATGGACTCAACAGAATGGCAGCGAATGGGGATAAAAAAAGAGTTTGCAGAAAAGCAACTTGAGATCCTTGATGCTTATCTAAAGATGGGAATAGACTGTAGCTGTACATGTACCCCTTATTTGATTGGAAATAGACCCGATTGCGGGGAGCATGTTGCATGGAGTGAATCCTCTGCGGTATCATTTGTAAACTCCGTCCTTGGTGCAAAAAGCAATAGGGAGGGGGGACCATCCTCTCTTGCTTCTAGTATAATAGGGAAGACCCCAAACTATGGGCTACATCTCGAAGAAAATAGAAAGGCGGGAGTAATAATTGATGTTAAAGCCCAAATCAGATCATATTCTGATGTTGGTGCTCTGGGAAATTACGTTGGTTCAATTATTGGAAGTAAGATCCCTTACTTTAAGAATTTAGAGCTGGACTCTGACAAGCTAAAGTCACTTGGCGCCACTATGGCGGCCTCTGGCTCAGTAGCCTTATACCATGTTGAAGGATTGACACCAGAGTATAACAAAGCGATAGCTGATAATCTAGAAAAAATAGAAGTCGGCAAAGAAGAGATAGAGGAAAGTAAATGCAAATTAAACTCTTCTGACGATATGGAACTTATATGCATAGGTTGTCCTCACTGCTCTGTTGGAGAGGTAACAGAGGCCTTGGAGATTTTCAAAAAAGAGGGAAGAAAATTCAAAGGGGACATATGGATATGCACTTCAAGGTATGTAAAAAATGAGCTTGAAAGAACTGGAGTTGCGCAAGAAATAGAAAAGTATGCTAAGCTTTTAGCAGATACATGCATGGTTGTAACACCTATTGAAGAGATGTACCAAAAAACAGCGACTAATTCTGGAAAAGCGGCAATTTACCTTCCTTCTCTCTGTAAACAAAAGGTAAGATTTGGAGATTTAGGATCCTTAATAAGGGACTTCAAATAACTTAATCATCAAGGGTAAACTCTCTTATGCCAAGCCAATACCCCGTTCCTTCGATATAGTCAATCTGTGTCTGGATGAGAGAATAATGCTCTTCCTCCATCTTGACAAGGTATGAAAACATCTTTTTTGTTTCTTCATCCCAAGAATTTTTTATGCAATCTTTGTAATAGTCTATACCGTTTTTCTCAACTTTTTGGGCCAGCATCAAAATAGCTAAATCATCCTGCCCCAAGTGGCTTGTTTTTTCAATCTCACTTTCAACATCGGGGACAATTTTTTTTATCTCATTTTTTTCTACTTCTGGGAATACGCATTTTCCACCTTCAAGCTGAGCTTTAAGAGCGACCTCTAAAATTTCTCTGTGCTTCATTTCGTCAAGAGCCAATTTCAAAAACATGTTCTTGCCAACAATGTTTGAAACTTTTATTGCAGATTTAATATAGGTTCCTAACGTTTCCTTTTCTGCCTCAATTGCAGTTTCAATGATCTTTATCTTATCATTCTTTTGCATAATACCTTATTGCCCATTGTTATTTTTAGTCTTTTCGCCTAATCTATTGCCTAGCTCAAAGCATATCTTTAATTCTTCTTCATTTGGCGCATATTGGACTTCTAATGGTTTTTCAAATAATTCAAAATCATTATCTAAAGCTATTTTTAAAAAAGCGTCAATTGGACTTTTAGTATTGGAGTAACAAGTAAATAATAATAAAGATTTTTTATTTAGGCCTATGAGTTTAATGTAATAAAATAACTTTGATAATGTAAGAGGTATGCCAGTTTTAAATGATGGAAAACCTATCGCAACTGATCTTGATTCAAAGAGCTTTGTTAAAATGTAGCCAACATCGTGAACATCATAGTTTATTACCTGGACTTCTGCACCGGATGCACTAACTCCATCTGCAATCGAATAAGCCATCTTCTCCGTACCTCGCCATATACTAGAATAGAGTATGGTGACTTTTGTGTTTGATTTGCCTTTGATCCATTCTTGGTATTTTTCAATAATCTTTCTAGTATTTTGACACCAGATGACTCCGTGGTTTGGGGCCAATATATCTATTTCTGATAAATCGGGCAGCGTTTCAATAGGTATCAAATAATTAACAAAATAAGAAAGAGCATCATTTTCAAGTTCAGATATATGATTGTCCATTCTAAAATCTGAAGCAATATGTTGGGAAAACAGATCTTGAGAAAAAAGGAGTTTGTCATAATTGGAATAAGTCAAAAGAAGGTTGCCTGATTTTAATTTAAATTCCTTAAATAGTAGAGTTCTCTTTCCAA encodes the following:
- the pgk gene encoding phosphoglycerate kinase, which gives rise to MKILKTPHHDLVFAEFSDLPETTGTVYFRTDINGPPGPSVRMEQAVDTICELRKHQEPGSNILVIAHASKAEKSIEDNFSELKAEVENSKVKTALPLKNIFFARDMEELRKLNESNKDSIVFLENVRKICGDELVPPTDSTQTEFWQYFTKYTKINGALSCCHRDALSLRLFADGCYCNNSFLSELYDITQLYTDTSELKMWGVAGAKSEKLDAIRLTEGRDDLMVVLDGGPVFVLLLWALSQKAPSLKRTLPTSIGKENTELIEKFYKKNWDKVKENALEIAKKIDNGSISMILPIDVNIKKSDGTTKTVNLKDIGEGKFESIGPNSITMIGNMAAKRIFLQNGSWEQRENLDCCKAESTTNSFCKEVLNKSSKFFINGGDTVSDIRTLENELKLSKYREKGKLKELAVGGFVVHWWKYLYHGKYVPHGVNYAEIGSFRTLYMKKKEQRGFN
- a CDS encoding FprA family A-type flavoprotein; amino-acid sequence: MKAFTLKEGIFWAGAVDWNPPKFGESLSKGTTYNSYLICDEKTALVDTVKHGFTQETVLRISDIKNLSDIDYIIIGNYHMDHSGSLPFLMKRAKNATIVGTEECKKAIEKYHNGKWNFKIVKEGDTLSLGKRTLLFKEFKLKSGNLLLTYSNYDKLLFSQDLFSQHIASDFRMDNHISELENDALSYFVNYLIPIETLPDLSEIDILAPNHGVIWCQNTRKIIEKYQEWIKGKSNTKVTILYSSIWRGTEKMAYSIADGVSASGAEVQVINYDVHDVGYILTKLFESRSVAIGFPSFKTGIPLTLSKLFYYIKLIGLNKKSLLLFTCYSNTKSPIDAFLKIALDNDFELFEKPLEVQYAPNEEELKICFELGNRLGEKTKNNNGQ
- a CDS encoding ferritin family protein codes for the protein MQKNDKIKIIETAIEAEKETLGTYIKSAIKVSNIVGKNMFLKLALDEMKHREILEVALKAQLEGGKCVFPEVEKNEIKKIVPDVESEIEKTSHLGQDDLAILMLAQKVEKNGIDYYKDCIKNSWDEETKKMFSYLVKMEEEHYSLIQTQIDYIEGTGYWLGIREFTLDD
- a CDS encoding DUF521 domain-containing protein; translated protein: MYLTKEEERILEGKEGYAAQKSMEILASLGDIYGADKLIPVSSCQIAGASYKTIGDAGLFFVSEFSKSSKVKVKSTLNPIGMDSTEWQRMGIKKEFAEKQLEILDAYLKMGIDCSCTCTPYLIGNRPDCGEHVAWSESSAVSFVNSVLGAKSNREGGPSSLASSIIGKTPNYGLHLEENRKAGVIIDVKAQIRSYSDVGALGNYVGSIIGSKIPYFKNLELDSDKLKSLGATMAASGSVALYHVEGLTPEYNKAIADNLEKIEVGKEEIEESKCKLNSSDDMELICIGCPHCSVGEVTEALEIFKKEGRKFKGDIWICTSRYVKNELERTGVAQEIEKYAKLLADTCMVVTPIEEMYQKTATNSGKAAIYLPSLCKQKVRFGDLGSLIRDFK